In a single window of the Paenibacillus sp. MMS20-IR301 genome:
- a CDS encoding AraC family transcriptional regulator, whose protein sequence is MPEDIVYSDGTGYICKLVYEAYRVQVRWLDAGGSLRLVLPLAFPNRPGAQEHAGLPADMMEAVRRSSEATVPGTGTAALPLLYTTGMLENFIILRLPPDKGYSGIIIIGPVLSAPVTGDNADRLMRDWSIPPGQQENWREYFRSLPVLDRMRWYHAALLLYTLTTGQTLSITELLLADSAQEDSLSPEGSGPDLNLSYRREHTWLHHDPMLEQEMFRHITNGDKAGLLRTQAAFSEESYGLLSKKSQLRSKKNLAVSSITLATRAAIEGGLFWEIAYTLSDFHIQHIEELHDIPAVDRALLAALCDFADQVLGTRSPKLSRVSALCQNYIFNHLYEEIPLSRLAELAGLNASYLSRLFKEETGTAISDYIQQERIEEAKRLMALPGLTLSDIASRLHFNDQSYFTKVFKRYTGHTPGQYKRDTGRITR, encoded by the coding sequence GATATAGTCTATAGCGATGGAACAGGATACATCTGCAAGCTGGTATACGAGGCTTACCGCGTGCAGGTCCGCTGGCTGGATGCCGGAGGCAGCCTCAGGCTGGTTCTGCCCCTGGCATTCCCAAACCGCCCGGGAGCTCAGGAACACGCCGGACTGCCGGCAGATATGATGGAGGCCGTCCGCAGAAGCAGCGAGGCAACGGTACCCGGGACCGGGACGGCTGCACTCCCTCTCCTGTATACCACCGGCATGCTTGAGAATTTCATCATTCTCCGGCTGCCTCCGGATAAGGGCTACAGTGGAATTATAATCATCGGCCCGGTATTAAGCGCACCCGTCACCGGGGACAATGCGGACAGACTGATGCGCGACTGGAGTATTCCGCCCGGGCAGCAGGAGAACTGGCGTGAGTATTTCCGCAGCCTGCCTGTGCTGGACCGGATGCGCTGGTATCATGCTGCGCTGCTGCTCTATACCCTGACTACGGGTCAGACGCTCTCAATTACAGAACTACTGCTGGCCGACTCTGCCCAGGAGGATTCTCTCTCCCCGGAGGGCAGCGGGCCCGATCTTAATCTGTCGTACCGCCGCGAGCATACCTGGCTGCATCACGACCCGATGCTGGAGCAGGAGATGTTCCGCCACATTACCAACGGCGACAAGGCGGGACTGCTGCGGACCCAGGCTGCTTTTTCTGAAGAGAGCTACGGGCTGTTGTCCAAGAAGAGCCAGCTGCGCAGCAAAAAAAATCTGGCCGTCTCCTCCATCACTCTCGCGACCCGCGCAGCGATTGAAGGCGGACTGTTCTGGGAGATTGCCTATACGCTCAGTGACTTCCACATCCAGCATATTGAAGAGCTGCATGATATTCCGGCTGTGGACCGTGCCCTGCTTGCCGCTCTTTGCGACTTCGCCGATCAGGTGCTGGGTACCCGCAGCCCGAAGCTGTCCCGCGTCTCCGCCTTATGCCAGAATTATATTTTTAACCATTTGTATGAAGAGATTCCGCTCAGCAGGCTGGCCGAACTCGCAGGTCTTAACGCCAGCTACCTGTCCCGGCTGTTCAAAGAAGAGACCGGCACCGCAATCAGTGATTACATTCAGCAGGAGCGGATTGAGGAAGCCAAACGCCTGATGGCGCTGCCCGGGCTCACCCTCTCTGATATTGCCTCCCGGCTGCACTTCAATGACCAGAGCTACTTCACCAAAGTGTTCAAGAGATACACAGGCCATACCCCGGGACAATACAAGCGGGATACCGGGAGAATCACCCGTTGA